A section of the Pseudomonas lini genome encodes:
- the metR gene encoding transcriptional regulator MetR has product MLEIRHLKTLHALREADSLVDAADRLHLTQSALSHQFKELEERMGMPLFVRKTKPVRFTSAGLRLLQLADATLPLLRGAERDIARLAGGTAGRLHMAIECHSCFQWLMPTIDQFRDAWPEVELDLASGFSFAPLPALARGDLDLVVTSDPLELVGITYVPLFTYEAMLAVANQHRLASKPYIVPEDLLTETLITYPVERDRLDIFTRFLEPADIEPAQVRTSELTVMMMQLVASGRGVCGMPHWALHEYSSRGYVKAKRLGEKGLFATLYAGIRADMLDAPYMRDFLLTAKDTSFSTLDGVSAVR; this is encoded by the coding sequence GTGCTTGAAATCCGTCACCTGAAAACCCTGCACGCCTTGCGCGAAGCCGACAGCCTGGTGGATGCGGCCGACCGCTTGCACCTGACCCAGTCGGCGCTGTCCCACCAGTTCAAGGAGCTGGAAGAGCGCATGGGCATGCCGCTGTTCGTGCGCAAGACCAAACCGGTGCGCTTCACCAGTGCCGGCTTGCGCCTGCTGCAACTGGCCGACGCCACCCTGCCATTGCTGCGCGGCGCCGAGCGTGACATTGCGCGGTTGGCCGGCGGCACTGCGGGGCGGTTGCACATGGCGATCGAATGCCACAGTTGCTTTCAGTGGCTGATGCCGACCATCGACCAGTTCCGCGATGCCTGGCCGGAAGTCGAGCTGGACCTGGCCTCGGGGTTCTCCTTCGCCCCGCTGCCCGCGCTGGCCCGAGGCGACCTGGACCTGGTGGTGACTTCCGACCCGCTGGAACTGGTAGGGATCACTTACGTGCCGTTGTTCACCTACGAAGCCATGCTTGCCGTGGCTAACCAGCACCGTTTGGCGAGCAAGCCGTACATCGTGCCCGAAGACTTGCTCACGGAAACCTTGATCACCTACCCGGTGGAGCGCGATCGGCTGGACATCTTCACCCGTTTCCTGGAACCGGCCGACATCGAACCGGCGCAGGTGCGCACGTCGGAACTGACGGTGATGATGATGCAACTGGTGGCCAGCGGCCGCGGCGTGTGCGGCATGCCCCATTGGGCGCTGCATGAATACAGTTCACGGGGTTATGTGAAGGCCAAGCGACTGGGGGAAAAAGGCTTGTTCGCAACGCTCTACGCCGGGATTCGCGCCGACATGCTGGATGCGCCGTACATGCGCGACTTCTTGCTGACGGCCAAGGACACGTCGTTTTCGACGCTGGATGGGGTTAGTGCCGTCCGATAG
- a CDS encoding N-acetyltransferase family protein, which yields MWIQRLDASHALDYRALMLEAYDLHPQAFTSSVRERAVMPLSWWESRLTSKLDRVLGAFEEGKLAGIVGLAFEPREKARHKVTLFGMYVSGAVRQRGLGYQLVQAALAEAQTHQGLRLIQLTVTAGNEAAFKLYQRCGFVQFGLEPLAVRVGEDYFDKIHMWRELTPEPLA from the coding sequence ATGTGGATTCAACGGCTTGATGCCAGCCATGCCCTGGATTACCGGGCGTTGATGCTTGAGGCCTATGACTTGCATCCTCAGGCGTTCACCTCCAGCGTGCGCGAGCGCGCGGTGATGCCGCTGAGTTGGTGGGAATCGCGCCTGACCAGCAAGCTGGACCGGGTACTTGGGGCGTTCGAGGAGGGCAAGTTGGCGGGCATCGTCGGCCTGGCGTTCGAACCTCGGGAAAAGGCCCGGCACAAGGTGACGTTGTTTGGCATGTACGTTTCAGGGGCGGTTCGCCAGCGCGGGCTCGGCTATCAACTGGTTCAGGCCGCGTTGGCTGAAGCGCAGACCCATCAGGGGCTGCGGCTGATCCAGTTGACCGTCACCGCCGGCAATGAAGCTGCATTCAAGCTGTATCAGCGTTGCGGCTTTGTGCAGTTCGGCCTGGAACCGTTGGCGGTGCGGGTCGGCGAAGACTACTTCGACAAGATCCATATGTGGCGTGAGCTCACCCCTGAGCCTTTGGCATAA
- a CDS encoding LysE family translocator, with protein MIPLQDLLIFAAAALLMVLTPGPNMIYLISRSICQGRKAGVTSLLGVVAGFLVHLFAAAAGLTAVFVAVPMAYEVLKWAGALYLLWLAWQAVKPGARSPFEAQQLPADSSRKLITMGFLTSALNPKIAVFYLSVFPQFITPEHGSVFTQSIILGLTQISVSFSVNLLIALFAAGIASWFVNNPNWLAMQRYFMGFVLSGLAVRLMLEQRRAA; from the coding sequence ATGATCCCGCTTCAAGATTTGCTGATTTTTGCCGCCGCGGCGTTGCTGATGGTACTCACGCCCGGGCCGAACATGATCTACCTGATCTCTCGTTCTATCTGCCAGGGGCGCAAGGCCGGAGTGACTTCGTTGCTGGGCGTGGTCGCGGGGTTTTTAGTGCACCTGTTTGCTGCTGCCGCGGGTTTGACCGCGGTGTTCGTGGCAGTGCCGATGGCTTATGAAGTGTTGAAGTGGGCTGGCGCGCTGTACTTGTTGTGGCTGGCCTGGCAGGCGGTCAAGCCCGGTGCGCGTTCGCCGTTCGAGGCGCAGCAGCTGCCGGCGGATTCGTCGCGCAAGTTGATCACCATGGGCTTTCTTACCAGCGCCCTGAACCCGAAAATTGCGGTGTTTTATCTGTCGGTGTTTCCGCAGTTCATTACCCCTGAGCACGGTTCGGTGTTCACCCAGAGCATCATCCTCGGCCTGACCCAGATCAGCGTGAGCTTCAGCGTCAACTTGCTGATCGCTCTGTTCGCCGCGGGCATCGCGTCCTGGTTCGTCAACAATCCGAACTGGTTGGCGATGCAGCGTTACTTCATGGGCTTCGTGCTATCCGGGCTGGCGGTGCGCTTGATGCTTGAGCAGCGGCGAGCGGCCTGA
- a CDS encoding NUDIX domain-containing protein gives MTLSSAASLRLIRIAAALLIGPDGRTLLVRKRGTQAFMQPGGKIEAHEQPVHALARELEEELGLVIDPAHAAYLGQFSAPAANEPGYVVQAELFQLTIDSHVCPAAEIEEVRWIDPATDGDVTLAPLTRDLILPFYRASLIETA, from the coding sequence ATGACGCTTTCATCCGCCGCTTCGCTCCGCCTCATCCGCATTGCCGCTGCCCTGCTGATCGGCCCCGACGGTCGCACCCTGCTGGTGCGCAAGCGCGGGACCCAGGCGTTCATGCAGCCGGGGGGCAAGATCGAGGCCCATGAGCAACCGGTCCATGCCCTCGCCCGTGAGCTGGAAGAGGAACTGGGGCTGGTCATCGATCCGGCGCATGCCGCCTACCTGGGGCAATTCTCGGCACCGGCCGCCAATGAGCCGGGTTATGTCGTACAGGCCGAACTCTTTCAGCTGACCATCGATTCGCACGTTTGCCCGGCGGCGGAGATCGAAGAGGTGCGCTGGATCGATCCGGCCACCGACGGCGATGTCACGCTGGCGCCATTGACACGGGACCTGATCTTGCCGTTTTATCGAGCCTCACTGATCGAAACTGCCTGA
- a CDS encoding HD domain-containing phosphohydrolase: MEEQLPTTVTDKPKLLLVDDEESILNSLRRLLRGQPYEVLLATSGAQALEIMAQQPIDLVMTDARMPNMDGATLLAHVHQRYPDTTRIMLTGYADPSAIIKAINEGQIHRYISKPWHDEEMLLTLRQSLAYQHSERERLRLVQETWDQNEKLKQLNATLEKHVAARTSELQQTADMLDLAYEELKRSYVTGTEVFSLLANLRLPPTKQTNRQIIELVRVYCKLHGLDEGTSRDLTMAAALYNIGKLSWTDSMMNTPSDLLHHNDRERYRGYPKQSESLLMTLDPMKDAARLILHHQERWDGSGFPDRLKGEAIPFGSRLLKLAVDFIELQRGLILERQMNSDEALVYIRQYAGRLYDPELVEDFIQVCATYLSDVTLADPTVKVLATRDLVAGMILARNLNADNGMLLLNAGKVLNGPLVEKLIAFEAMESAKYSIFVKVPEEVEGALLETS, translated from the coding sequence ATGGAAGAGCAACTCCCCACGACTGTGACCGATAAACCCAAGTTATTGCTGGTCGACGATGAGGAGTCGATTCTCAACAGTCTGCGCCGCCTGCTGCGCGGTCAGCCTTACGAGGTACTGCTGGCCACCAGCGGTGCCCAGGCCCTGGAGATCATGGCCCAGCAGCCGATCGATCTGGTGATGACTGATGCGCGCATGCCTAATATGGACGGCGCCACGCTGCTGGCTCACGTCCACCAGCGCTATCCCGACACCACCCGGATCATGTTGACCGGTTATGCCGATCCGTCGGCCATTATCAAAGCCATCAATGAAGGGCAGATTCATCGTTACATCAGCAAACCCTGGCACGATGAAGAAATGCTGCTGACCTTGCGACAATCACTTGCCTATCAGCATTCCGAGCGTGAGCGCTTGCGTCTGGTGCAAGAGACGTGGGATCAGAACGAGAAACTGAAGCAGCTCAACGCCACCCTGGAAAAACACGTCGCGGCCCGCACCAGCGAGCTGCAACAGACCGCCGACATGCTGGACCTGGCCTACGAAGAGCTCAAGCGCAGCTATGTCACCGGCACCGAAGTGTTTTCGTTGCTGGCCAACCTGCGCCTGCCGCCCACCAAACAGACCAACCGGCAGATCATTGAACTGGTGCGGGTGTACTGCAAACTCCATGGCCTGGACGAAGGCACCAGTCGTGACCTGACCATGGCAGCGGCGCTCTACAACATCGGCAAGTTGAGCTGGACCGACAGCATGATGAACACGCCCTCGGACCTGCTGCATCACAATGACCGCGAGCGCTATCGGGGTTATCCGAAGCAGAGTGAGTCGCTGCTGATGACGCTCGACCCAATGAAGGATGCCGCTCGGCTGATCCTGCATCATCAGGAGCGTTGGGACGGCAGCGGTTTTCCTGATCGGCTCAAGGGCGAAGCGATTCCGTTCGGTTCACGGTTGCTGAAACTGGCGGTGGATTTCATCGAGTTGCAGCGCGGGCTGATCCTCGAACGGCAGATGAACAGCGATGAAGCCCTGGTCTATATCCGCCAATACGCCGGTCGCCTCTACGACCCGGAACTGGTGGAGGATTTCATTCAGGTCTGCGCCACTTATCTGAGCGACGTGACGCTGGCCGATCCGACGGTCAAGGTGCTGGCCACCCGGGATCTGGTGGCGGGCATGATCCTGGCGCGCAATCTCAATGCCGACAACGGCATGCTGCTGCTCAATGCCGGCAAGGTGTTGAATGGGCCACTGGTGGAGAAGTTGATCGCTTTCGAGGCGATGGAAAGTGCCAAGTACAGCATTTTTGTGAAAGTGCCGGAGGAAGTGGAGGGCGCGCTTCTGGAGACGAGTTGA
- a CDS encoding EAL domain-containing protein, with translation MSVNTLLARINRRILIVDDTASIHEDFAKILSPPSIEDDNLISAENALFGTPASVSLQSFVIDSAFQGREALDKVETALANDSPYAMAFIDMRMPPGWDGLETIERLWQVDPKLQVALCTAYSDYSWEDIAERLELGDRLLILKKPFDAIEIRQMASALTAKWQMTEDAALKMSLLELAVEERTRELSDANIIVQNSPTILYRLRGEPSFPLMYISHNITKYGHIAAALVASSNWAQELIHPDDQSKVDTAMARVLDRHAAGASIEFRMRTGDGDWRWVENRYIPVRDDEGRLLEVEGIIIDVTERKLAEEKIALLARTDGLTGLANRATLIERLHQAFAAARRGATPFAMFYLDLDHFKRINDTLGHPVGDLLLQEVARRIKNCVRENDVVARLGGDEFAILQLDVGDPTQSAALAAKVRDALVLPYSLAGNDVRVSVSIGISSYAPISFSADSLLTQADMALYRSKEKGRNQYHFHSDEINQEVVERMTIANDLKTAIEHDELELRYWPEVDLSTGKILGMEAQVSWNHPQRGLLEAQAFLPAAEKTGTIIALGHWVLERACRQMRQWRDEGMAPPVVAIKLSLAQLKSGPELIYDVLRTTARWELCPWDLRFDVTEATLAQTKWTHNDVLPRLRELGVKIAIDDFGTEYSSFDYLKTYQVNHLKLAQTFIDMAARDPASATTLRAIINFAREVGIGIIAEGVETQEQRSSLMATGSPMNAQGHYFSQAVSSQQAAELLKAGSIVHASHDTGAMPDDPRRAMEDKE, from the coding sequence ATGTCAGTGAATACGCTGCTTGCGCGCATTAATCGGCGGATTCTCATCGTCGATGACACGGCGTCGATCCATGAGGATTTCGCCAAGATTCTCAGCCCGCCATCGATCGAAGACGACAACCTGATCAGCGCCGAAAACGCCCTGTTCGGTACCCCGGCGTCGGTATCGTTGCAAAGTTTCGTCATTGATTCCGCATTTCAGGGCCGCGAAGCGCTGGACAAGGTCGAGACCGCGTTGGCGAATGACTCGCCCTACGCGATGGCCTTCATCGATATGCGCATGCCACCGGGCTGGGACGGTCTGGAAACCATCGAACGCTTGTGGCAAGTCGATCCCAAGCTGCAGGTGGCGCTCTGCACTGCGTATTCCGACTATTCCTGGGAAGACATCGCCGAGCGTCTGGAGCTGGGCGATCGCCTGCTTATCCTGAAAAAGCCTTTCGATGCCATCGAGATCCGCCAGATGGCCAGCGCATTGACTGCCAAATGGCAAATGACCGAAGACGCAGCACTGAAAATGTCCTTGCTGGAGCTCGCGGTCGAAGAGCGCACCCGGGAGCTGTCCGACGCCAACATCATCGTGCAGAACAGCCCGACTATTCTGTATCGGCTGCGAGGCGAACCGTCGTTTCCGTTGATGTACATCTCCCACAACATCACCAAATACGGCCACATCGCGGCAGCCCTGGTAGCGTCCTCCAACTGGGCGCAGGAGCTGATCCATCCCGACGATCAATCAAAAGTCGATACGGCCATGGCCCGGGTGCTGGACCGCCATGCGGCAGGTGCGTCCATCGAATTCCGGATGCGCACCGGCGACGGCGACTGGCGCTGGGTCGAAAACCGCTATATCCCGGTGCGTGACGATGAAGGCCGCTTGCTGGAAGTCGAAGGCATCATCATCGACGTCACCGAACGCAAACTGGCCGAGGAAAAAATCGCCCTGTTGGCCCGCACCGACGGGCTGACCGGGTTGGCCAACCGCGCGACGCTGATCGAACGGCTGCACCAGGCATTCGCCGCCGCCCGACGCGGGGCCACACCCTTCGCCATGTTTTACCTGGACCTGGATCACTTCAAACGCATCAACGACACCCTGGGCCACCCGGTGGGCGATCTATTGTTGCAGGAGGTCGCCAGGCGCATCAAAAACTGCGTGCGCGAAAACGATGTGGTTGCCCGCCTGGGTGGCGACGAGTTCGCGATACTGCAACTGGATGTCGGCGATCCGACCCAATCAGCGGCCCTCGCCGCCAAGGTCCGCGATGCTCTGGTGCTGCCCTACTCCCTGGCCGGCAATGATGTGCGGGTCTCGGTCAGCATCGGCATCAGCAGCTACGCGCCGATCAGCTTCAGCGCCGACAGCCTGTTGACCCAAGCCGACATGGCGCTGTATCGCTCCAAGGAAAAGGGCCGCAACCAGTACCACTTCCACTCCGATGAGATCAATCAGGAAGTGGTTGAGCGCATGACCATCGCCAACGACTTGAAAACCGCCATCGAACACGACGAACTCGAACTGCGTTATTGGCCGGAAGTAGACCTGAGCACTGGCAAGATCCTCGGCATGGAAGCGCAGGTCAGCTGGAACCACCCTCAGCGCGGGTTGCTGGAAGCCCAGGCGTTTCTGCCCGCGGCGGAAAAGACCGGCACCATCATCGCCCTCGGTCACTGGGTGCTGGAGCGTGCCTGTCGGCAAATGCGCCAGTGGCGTGACGAAGGCATGGCACCGCCGGTGGTGGCAATAAAACTGTCCCTGGCTCAGCTCAAGAGCGGTCCCGAGCTGATCTATGACGTGTTGCGCACCACCGCACGTTGGGAACTGTGCCCGTGGGACCTGCGCTTCGATGTCACCGAAGCGACCCTGGCCCAGACCAAGTGGACGCACAACGACGTACTGCCGCGCCTGCGTGAGCTGGGAGTGAAAATCGCCATCGACGACTTCGGCACCGAATACTCCTCGTTCGATTACCTCAAGACCTATCAGGTCAATCACCTGAAACTCGCCCAGACCTTCATCGACATGGCCGCACGCGACCCGGCCAGTGCAACCACCTTGCGGGCCATCATCAACTTCGCCCGTGAGGTAGGGATCGGCATTATCGCCGAGGGCGTCGAAACCCAGGAGCAACGCAGTTCGCTGATGGCCACCGGCTCACCGATGAACGCCCAGGGTCACTACTTCAGCCAAGCGGTCAGCAGCCAACAGGCCGCCGAGTTGCTGAAGGCCGGGAGCATCGTGCATGCCAGCCACGACACCGGAGCGATGCCCGACGACCCGCGGCGCGCCATGGAGGACAAGGAATGA
- a CDS encoding putative bifunctional diguanylate cyclase/phosphodiesterase — protein MKTPSAQANRRILIIDDTPSIHQDFRKILGPDTDDEQTLAGTEAALFGSPQAARLVFQLDSAYQGEEALELVKRAQAQGRPYAMAFTDMRMPPGWDGLETIEQLWKADPHLQIALCTAFSDYTWEAMAERLEFGDQLLVLKKPFDSLEIRQMASALTWKWQMAQDAAMKVLTLEQTIEARVHELLKVSHLLQYDVLTELPNSTLLGDRLNQSLALSRRHDKQLAVMFLGLDRFKRINNALGHPTGDEMLKRVGHNLVACVRESDSVFRYGSDEFVVILADIHHPQQTKGIAEKLLNAISTPQHIGGHDLSVTASLGISIYPEDGFDAIALIKKAETAMRNVKDSGPNDFSFFIDEMNQRAREQQSIESGIRLALERNEFVLHYQPKLDLGSGKVVGAEALIRWQKPGQGWVYPTDFIGVAEDSGLIVPLSKWVLAQACQQARAWQTKGLPKLCMSVNVSAIDFRQRDFVEGIEQILKQTGMDPTLLELEITEGVLMQNIDATMVALNRLKALGVRLAIDDFGTGYSSLSYLQRFPIDVLKIDQSFIRGLSRDSNDAALVSAIISLGKSLKLTVIAEGVETLEQLNFLKALQCEEGQGYYFSKAVEPDAFVQYLTSVQSALSSTK, from the coding sequence ATGAAAACTCCGTCCGCCCAGGCTAACCGACGCATTCTGATCATCGATGACACGCCTTCGATCCATCAGGACTTTCGCAAGATCCTCGGCCCGGATACCGACGACGAACAAACCCTTGCCGGCACAGAAGCAGCGCTGTTCGGCAGCCCGCAGGCCGCACGGCTGGTGTTCCAGCTCGACTCGGCCTATCAGGGTGAGGAAGCGCTCGAACTGGTCAAGCGCGCCCAGGCTCAAGGTCGCCCTTACGCCATGGCATTCACCGACATGCGCATGCCCCCCGGCTGGGACGGTCTGGAAACCATCGAACAGCTCTGGAAGGCTGATCCTCACCTGCAAATCGCGCTGTGCACGGCCTTCTCCGATTACACCTGGGAAGCCATGGCCGAACGACTGGAGTTCGGCGATCAGTTGCTGGTGCTGAAAAAACCTTTCGACAGCCTGGAAATCCGCCAGATGGCCAGCGCCCTGACCTGGAAGTGGCAGATGGCGCAGGACGCGGCCATGAAAGTGCTGACCCTGGAGCAAACCATCGAGGCCCGGGTCCACGAGCTGCTCAAGGTATCGCACTTGTTGCAGTACGACGTATTGACCGAATTGCCCAACAGCACCTTGCTGGGCGACCGACTGAACCAGTCACTGGCCCTGTCACGACGCCATGACAAACAACTGGCCGTGATGTTTCTGGGGCTCGATCGTTTCAAACGTATCAACAATGCCTTGGGTCACCCGACCGGTGACGAGATGCTCAAACGTGTCGGGCACAACCTGGTGGCCTGCGTGCGCGAGTCCGACTCGGTGTTTCGTTACGGCTCCGATGAGTTTGTGGTGATCCTGGCTGACATCCACCACCCCCAACAGACCAAGGGCATCGCCGAAAAGCTCCTGAACGCCATAAGCACGCCTCAACACATCGGCGGCCATGACCTGAGCGTGACGGCCAGCCTGGGCATCAGCATCTATCCCGAGGACGGTTTCGATGCCATCGCACTGATCAAAAAAGCCGAAACCGCCATGCGCAACGTCAAGGACAGCGGCCCGAACGATTTCAGCTTTTTCATCGATGAGATGAACCAGCGCGCCCGGGAACAGCAGAGTATCGAGTCGGGTATTCGCCTGGCGCTGGAACGCAACGAATTTGTCCTGCACTACCAGCCAAAACTTGACCTGGGCAGCGGCAAAGTGGTCGGCGCCGAGGCATTGATCCGCTGGCAAAAGCCGGGGCAAGGCTGGGTTTACCCGACAGATTTCATCGGTGTAGCCGAGGACAGCGGCTTGATCGTACCGCTGAGCAAATGGGTGCTCGCCCAGGCCTGTCAACAAGCCCGCGCCTGGCAGACGAAAGGCCTGCCGAAACTCTGTATGTCGGTGAACGTGTCGGCCATCGATTTCCGCCAGCGGGACTTTGTCGAAGGTATAGAGCAGATACTCAAGCAAACCGGTATGGACCCCACTTTGCTGGAGCTGGAAATTACCGAAGGCGTATTGATGCAGAATATCGATGCCACGATGGTCGCGCTGAATCGGCTCAAGGCATTGGGCGTACGGCTGGCCATCGATGACTTTGGCACCGGCTATTCCAGCCTGAGTTACCTGCAACGGTTTCCCATCGATGTGTTGAAAATCGACCAGTCATTCATTCGTGGCCTGAGCCGTGACAGCAACGACGCAGCCCTGGTCAGCGCCATCATCAGCCTGGGCAAGAGCCTCAAACTGACCGTCATTGCCGAAGGGGTGGAAACCCTTGAGCAACTGAATTTTCTCAAGGCCCTCCAGTGCGAGGAAGGCCAGGGTTATTACTTCAGCAAAGCCGTGGAGCCGGATGCCTTCGTGCAATACCTGACGTCTGTACAGTCCGCTCTATCCAGCACCAAATGA
- a CDS encoding cytochrome-c peroxidase, translating to MSRSFYYLLLAPLLGCCLIANGAPLDEPLKPLPAVPQQNPLQVELGRRLFNEPRLSVNNSLSCASCHRLEIGGADDKALSIGFKGDPLTINTPSVFNSSLNFRQFWNGRADTLETQAHEVVQSPSEMGSHWEHVVQTLTADPAYKSAFAKAYPDGVTMSNVQNALATYERTLISANSRFDQYLLGNTEILTIDEKYGYQRFKDYGCIACHQGVNIGGNMFQKFGVMGDYFQVRGNPTEADLGRYLVTKAEEDRNVFKVPSLRNVAVTAPYFHDGSAKTLEEAVDVMFKFQLGRVPSDKDKTLIIKFLKTLTGEWGGKPL from the coding sequence ATGTCGCGCTCCTTCTACTACCTGCTTCTTGCGCCTCTACTCGGATGTTGCCTGATAGCCAACGGCGCACCTCTGGACGAGCCACTCAAACCCTTGCCCGCAGTGCCCCAACAGAATCCCTTGCAAGTTGAACTCGGTCGCCGGTTGTTCAACGAGCCACGCCTGTCGGTCAACAACAGCCTGTCCTGCGCCAGTTGCCATCGCCTGGAAATCGGAGGCGCCGACGACAAAGCATTGTCTATCGGCTTCAAAGGCGATCCCCTGACGATCAACACTCCCAGCGTCTTCAACTCAAGTCTGAATTTCCGACAATTCTGGAACGGCCGCGCCGACACCCTGGAAACACAGGCCCACGAAGTGGTGCAGAGCCCCAGCGAAATGGGCAGTCATTGGGAGCATGTCGTTCAGACACTGACCGCCGACCCGGCTTACAAAAGTGCTTTCGCCAAGGCCTACCCGGACGGCGTGACGATGAGCAATGTGCAAAATGCCCTGGCCACCTATGAGCGCACGCTGATCAGCGCCAACTCGCGTTTCGACCAATACCTGCTGGGCAATACCGAGATTCTGACGATCGATGAGAAGTACGGTTACCAACGCTTCAAGGACTACGGCTGCATCGCTTGCCATCAAGGGGTAAACATCGGCGGCAACATGTTCCAGAAATTCGGAGTCATGGGCGATTACTTCCAGGTACGGGGCAACCCCACCGAAGCCGATCTGGGCCGCTATCTGGTCACCAAGGCTGAAGAGGACCGCAACGTGTTCAAGGTTCCGAGCCTGCGCAACGTCGCCGTGACCGCGCCGTACTTTCACGATGGCTCGGCGAAAACCCTCGAGGAAGCGGTAGACGTGATGTTCAAGTTCCAGCTCGGTCGCGTGCCCTCTGACAAGGACAAGACCTTGATCATCAAATTCCTCAAGACCCTGACCGGTGAGTGGGGAGGTAAACCTTTATGA